The following DNA comes from Rhodohalobacter mucosus.
TACCCCTGGGTTCCCTCTAAAAGCTTCACAATCAACGGAGCACCACCAACACTGTCGATGATGTTTTTGACCTCTTTACTGTAATTGGTAAATACGGTTTTAGGCATACCCACATTCGATCTTGCAAGTATCTGAAGACTTCGCAGTTTATCTCTTGAACGAACCAATGCCTGTGATTCGACCGCGGTTGGCACATTCATCATTTCAAACTGACGAACCACAGCTGCGCCATAAAATGTGACCGATGCACCTATTCTGGGTATGACTGCATCAATGTGGGTAATTTTTTTACCGCCATAAAAGATGGCAGGCTGGTCCTGTTCAATAACGATATCGCACTTTAAGTGATCAAGTACAATGGCTTCATGCCCCTTATTTTCAATGGCTTCAATCAACCTTTTTGTAGAATACAAAGAGCGGTTTCTGGAAAGTATTGCGATGCGTAAAGCCTTATGCTGCATTTATTTGATAGATTGTGATAAATATTTTTTAGATACATCTACAACAAATCTGTTTTTAATAAACCGCCGTCCTATTAAAACGGGATATTTCATTTCAGATCTGTCTGTCAGGGATAGCTGAATCCGGCCGCTTTCACCGTTAAAAATTGCCTTCTGTTCGATAATGACCCGTTCCTCTGCCCTTCCGTTTGAGCTTTTTACGCTTTTTATACGATGTACCGGAGATCTGAACTCAATCTCCTCGTACTCCGGATGTTTGGGATCCAGCACATGAAAACGCACCCACAAAACGCCTTTATTCTGAAATAGTTCAATCCTATGGCAATGAAGGCTGGAAGTATAGGCACCGGTATCAATTTTAGCATCCAGGTTACGGATAGAAAGGTCGGGCAGGTCAATCTTTTCCAGTCTGCCTATAACCGGTTTTCTGTTTTCAGTTTGCAATGGGTTCAGTTTTGATGAGCCGTAAAATAAGAGGTTTTCTCTTCGTGTGCATTCATTATTTTATACCCGGTTAGTAAGAAAACGGTTACCAAGCCCTGATCATATACAGAATGCCGCAAAGACCCAGACTAATTATCGATGAGAAACGGTGCAGAAGAAACATTGAACGCATCGTCCATAAAGCTGCCCGAACTTCAACAGAGTTCAGGCCGCATTTTAAAACCCACCAGTCTCATGAAGTGGGAAACTGGTTCAGGGAAGCCGGTGTAACCGGAATTACCGTAACCTCACCGGAAATGGCGGAGTATTTTGTTCAGGACGGATGGAAGGATATCACGATAGCCTTTCCATTTTATCCGGGGATGATTAAAAAACTAAACACCCTCAGTCAGAATTGTGCAGTGCGGCTGTTTATCAACTCCGTTGAAGATCTGAAAATGGTTCACAGGCAGATAAAACAACCTGTCAGCTTTTATGTTGAGCTTGATGCCGGATACGGCCGAAGCGGAATGCCTGTTTCAAACCCTGATGCAATTCACCGGCTCATTCAATCAGCAGATTCGCTTGACTCTGTACGGTTCCATGGATTCTATATTCATGACGGCGGAACCTATCGCGCCAGAAATCGTGGAGAGATTCTGAAACGGATTGAGGGTTCCCTCAATGCTCTCCGATTGTTTAAAAGTGAGTATCCCACTTCAAAAACCTCTCTCGGCGATACACCATCTGCTTCCGTTCTAAACTCGTTTGAAGGACTTGATGAGTGCACGCCCGGAAACCTGGTTTTCTATGATCGCATGCAGGTAGCCATCGGCAGCTGTACACCGGATGATGTTGCACTTTTTGCGGAATTACCTGTAGCACAGGTATATGAAGCCCAAAACAGGGCAATGATACATGGAGGAGCTGTTCATCTGTCCAAAGATTCCATAGAAGTTGGCAATAAACAGGTATACGGACAGCGAATTTCCGGCTATCCTGACTCCGTAGAGCTTATAGAGGGCTCCATCCTGACGGCCCTGTCGCAGGAACACGGTACGCTTACGGGTGTTGAGGGATTGCGTGCAGGCGATTGGATTACAGTAATGCCTATACACTCCTGTTTAGCGGCTAACCTTTTTTCACACTACGAAACACTTGATGGCCGTATAATCAACAAACGAGTGCTTTCATGAGTGAGCATCTTACAACAGTGCATGAAAAGTTTTCGGGCTCCTGGCCTTTTATTGCAGCACTAAGCTCGGTTTTAGCAATCATACTATTTGTTTATTCCAGAGTAAACAGTGATGTACTTATATCCGGTTATCTTGAACTCAGCTCATTTATTCTGTTTGCGGTGGCCGTACTGAGTTTTTTTAAACTGAGAGATGGAAGGATTTCGATCCGGATAGATTTCGACAGGGAAAGCAGCGAACTTCTTTTTTCCTATTACCTGAACCGATCCGTTGTAACAAACGAAACTCTGTCCATTACAAATAAGATAGAGTTTAAAACAGGCAGAATGCCCGATACATCACTCTATTCTGAGATTAACCGGTCTGATCGTACCATCCGGTTCAGAGAACACCCGACAGATTCCTGGCGCTATTTATTTCAGTACAACAGCCGTGTGATACCGGTGAGTGCAGAGAATGCTGAAAAGACAGTTGAGATTCTTCGAGAGGCAGCGTCGAAACACCCATAGTCAGGAATCCGAATCAAAGAGGTCCGGTTCGTCCGAAAAGGCCTGCTTCCAAAATATGTAGGCTCCAAGCAGAAGCCCTTTCAGAATGAAAAAGCTGAACACCACCATTAAGCCAATATCCTGAAAAATGACTATGACCAGAAAATAGACGAAGATCAGGATCAGTTTGGTCTTGTTCTGCCGTATTGATGTCTGGTCAAAACGGGGAATCTTGTCGAATGGGATCGTGCTTACCATCAGAAAGGAAAGAAGTACCACTACAGGAATCAGAACAGAAATCACCCCTTCATTAAGCATTTGGAACCACTCCAGACGGTTTCTGAATGTGAGATAAAATGCAGAAAGCATGATTGCCTGAACGGGAATCGGCAATCCTTTGAAAAAAAGCGGATCACTGTATTTGGCTTCAACATTGTACCTGGCAAGTCGGATTGCACCACACAAAGGCGGGAGTGCGCTTAGCAGCATACCGGCTACATTAAGCTCATTGAGAGCAAATGTATA
Coding sequences within:
- a CDS encoding alanine racemase, which codes for MPQRPRLIIDEKRCRRNIERIVHKAARTSTEFRPHFKTHQSHEVGNWFREAGVTGITVTSPEMAEYFVQDGWKDITIAFPFYPGMIKKLNTLSQNCAVRLFINSVEDLKMVHRQIKQPVSFYVELDAGYGRSGMPVSNPDAIHRLIQSADSLDSVRFHGFYIHDGGTYRARNRGEILKRIEGSLNALRLFKSEYPTSKTSLGDTPSASVLNSFEGLDECTPGNLVFYDRMQVAIGSCTPDDVALFAELPVAQVYEAQNRAMIHGGAVHLSKDSIEVGNKQVYGQRISGYPDSVELIEGSILTALSQEHGTLTGVEGLRAGDWITVMPIHSCLAANLFSHYETLDGRIINKRVLS
- a CDS encoding ATP-dependent zinc protease; the encoded protein is MQTENRKPVIGRLEKIDLPDLSIRNLDAKIDTGAYTSSLHCHRIELFQNKGVLWVRFHVLDPKHPEYEEIEFRSPVHRIKSVKSSNGRAEERVIIEQKAIFNGESGRIQLSLTDRSEMKYPVLIGRRFIKNRFVVDVSKKYLSQSIK
- the pssA gene encoding CDP-diacylglycerol--serine O-phosphatidyltransferase, whose translation is MKYPIQKKQFRKSLKKRPKLKPIPRIVVPSFFTLMNLFSGFLSILMVAEGKLFLGAWLIVLAGLFDALDGFMARLANATSDFGVELDSISDVVSFGVAPGFLIYTFALNELNVAGMLLSALPPLCGAIRLARYNVEAKYSDPLFFKGLPIPVQAIMLSAFYLTFRNRLEWFQMLNEGVISVLIPVVVLLSFLMVSTIPFDKIPRFDQTSIRQNKTKLILIFVYFLVIVIFQDIGLMVVFSFFILKGLLLGAYIFWKQAFSDEPDLFDSDS